A single window of Bombus pascuorum chromosome 1, iyBomPasc1.1, whole genome shotgun sequence DNA harbors:
- the LOC132914507 gene encoding uncharacterized protein LOC132914507, translating into MDMKDNQEIDVYGAGEGYPSTGAGVGGQAGPTASLASDRGRVGVGHRAPIRVNASGEEMEDVAMEETREGGPPARTKANNIEAAKNRGRSGERKAERAGPEDRRRSNSRGGKPTPTPSHAPLAVPSTPLPTAAEHSGNMFQTFKIPKNVRDKVKAQDGHRSIDGSIESSQMRKESTSEGRSEDEESMASVTWRGKKRKITKVTPEVSDRMRNVIQGSSPRDVDAEVRRHQAEVLKVAATSSNLKGTYVKTLKDAVEYTVAAWSHQTTTSRVPDFLEERKKREALEREVESLKRRNEELEQRIDRFLKGTAETAAPSPTEAQAPRSSGRAKDDIGAEIEMLKKSISSLGPSLLGTLREELREALRGTGLLRQATGGNNSGDKERTTMPRTAGPKPPQQPPQSSQPSQQQEGQGQETDGEWRTMVSRKARRKAREQRRKEAGHGAPLPIAPQTNRTRSAVGPAGQPPRTTPAALGGGERRREGNGEKKAGAQPAKRTYATVAGRAGSAVVRPALRPPPTSSAVTLTLRDGAPKTYEEILAEARRDKTLQKCGLEYVRTRKAATGAMVINIPDDAGMSKATQLASRLAGVLDPSTVRVSVPVPTAEIKLVGVDISLNEEELLEELSKAADCQPRDVRAWSAGTSRSGMGIFYAKCPVAGARKLAQAGRVTLGWTRAKVIALPRRPLQCFRCLEVGHMAAMCVSPVRRTHLCFRCGEEGHRARNCTAASPRCPICEAKGAPSKHRMGSAACKPPEVGPSGRRRARRTAMAKAAEATATTTSKGVTGAAEQASLSGNPPAGGKDSTIGCNLGRAGRAQDLLYQSIRESGTDVAVVAEPYNIPASPQWAGDLSGWVAITWPCTSGVSGRVAERGNGFVAVEWTDLVVVGVYISPNCDIRAFEDLLDEMGECVRRLLPRQVLVLGDFNAHSTTWGNDRTTTRGRELADWAAGLGLVLVNRGSESTYVGRRGASVIDLTWATQRLHPRIRNWRVAVEMETLADHLYVLMDIEPAKRSTSGDNNNNVEGRTSSRPGLPPPRRWKLKERDGDMLRATATVAAWCWDAKRNKNRGNVDGEAQELGEWMRRACDASMPRTSAGSRRDNSSVYWWSREIADLRDDCHRARRLLARARRRGRNRNEEEILERYRAHREARMALQRAIKEAKEASWKRLLESVESDPWGRPYKTVLKKLRPAAPPITENMDREILARVIDTLFPRPEEEGGEEEEDSPRRREYTEQAPHEERGCTRSGGGGPATDQPGAHITREELEAATKKMAAKDVAPGPDGIPGRVWAETMDIMAPRLLHLYNRCLREGAYPRAWKVARLVLLRKEGRPPESPSAYRPICLLDEVGKLFERVIASRLGAHMESRVPGWHDNQFGFRRGRSTIDAIRRLREGVERVVAREGIAIAVSLDITNAFNSIPWSKIREALRFFEVPGYLRRIIGAYLRERWITYRSTEGEERRAVERGVPQGSVLGPMLWITAYDYVLRTPMPGSTGLICYADDTLVVAGGRWWYETAEAATEATRRAARAIGELGLKVAPAKTEALGFYDGRRRGPPPDGLTIDVDGVGVRVGSQLRYLGLIIDDQWSFEPHFESLAPKVAAAANALCGILPNIGGAGRAVRRLYDGVVRARAMYGAPIWARDLAASRRSQALLRAAQRTTALRIARGYRTVSHASATVLAASPPYALQALALQKVYGATRVRDGDRDEDPVQVRKEIEEETWERWRLLLEKEARKTSHRAVDAVLPVWDRWKEARGVPLTYRLTQVLTGHGVFGEFLKKIRKEVTNICHHCGEAEDNAQHTLQHCPAWAMQRHTLTVKIGDDLSPRRIVEALLRSRSDYEAVRDFCEQIMLAKERAERLRVRAEHPARIRRERSGRNGGRPPSPPTDSATTRRGR; encoded by the exons atggatATGAAGGATAACCAAGAAATCgacgtttacggtgcaggggagggataccccagtaccggcgcaggaGTGGGTGGTCAAGCGGGCCCCACTGCGTCGTTAGCTAGCGACCGTGGCCGTGTGGGGGTGGGCCACCGGGCCCCCATACGCGTAAACGCGTCCggtgaagaaatggaagacgTCGCGATGGAGGAGACCCGCGAGGGTGGGCCTCCCGCAAGGACAAAAGCGAACAACATCGAAGCGGCAAAGAACCGCGGAAGAAGCGGGGAGAGAAAAGCGGAGAGGGCGGGACCCGAGGACAGGAGAAGAAGCAACAGCCGGGGAGGGAAACCGACACCGACGCCGTCGCACGCCCCGCTCGCGGTCCCGTCAACCCCGCTTCCAACCGCAGCGGAGCACAGCGGCAACATGTTCCAGACGTTCAAAATCCCCAAGAACGTCAGGGACAAAGTGAAAGCGCAAGATGGGCACAGGTCCATAGACGGCTCGATAGAGTCGTCTCAGATGAGAAAGGAGTCGACCTCGGAAGGCAGATCGGAGGACGAGGAGTCAATGGCCTCGGTCACCTGGAGGggcaagaagagaaaaataacgaaagtgaCTCCAGAGGTGTCGGACCGAATGAGGAACGTTATCCAAGGGTCCTCACCGAGAGACGTGGACGCCGAAGTACGGCGACATCAGGCCGAGGTCCTGAAGGTGGCGGCGACGTCCTCCAACCTCAAGGGGACGTACGTCAAAACCCTCAAGGACGCGGTCGAGTACACCGTCGCGGCATGGTCCCACCAAACAACCACCTCCCGGGTGCCAGACTTcctggaagaaaggaagaagagggaggCGCTGGAAAGAGAGGTGGAAAGCCTGAAGAGGAGGAACGAGGAGCTGGAACAAAGGATAGACAGGTTCCTGAAAGGCACGGCCGAGACAGCGGCGCCGTCCCCGACGGAGGCGCAGGCTCCCCGGAGCAGCGGGAGGGCCAAGGACGACATCGGAGCAGAAATAGAGATGCTAAAGAAGTCGATAAGCAGCCTCGGCCCATCCCTGTTGGGGACCCTGAGGGAAGAGCTCAGGGAAGCCCTCAGGGGAACGGGCCTGCTGAGACAAGCGACAGGAGGGAACAACAGCGGCGACAAAGAGCGGACGACGATGCCGCGGACGGCGGGCCCGAAGCCTCCCCAACAACCCCCGCAATCCTCCCAACCCTCTCAACAGCAAGAGGGACAGGGACAGGAGACGGACGGGGAATGGAGGACCATGGTCTCGCGGAAGGCGAGACGGAAGGCCAGGGAacagaggaggaaagaagcgGGCCACGGCGCCCCTCTCCCCATAGCGCCACAAACAAACAGGACGAGATCGGCGGTGGGACCAGCCGGGCAACCGCCAAGGACGACCCCGGCCGCATTAGGTGGAGGGGAAAGGAGGAGAGAAGGAAACGGAGAGAAGAAGGCAGGAGCCCAACCGGCGAAACGGACGTACGCGACGGTGGCGGGCAGGGCGGGATCGGCGGTCGTGCGGCCAGCACTCCGACCCCCCCCAACGTCATCGGCGGTAACGCTCACGCTGAGGGACGGGGCTCCGAAGACGTACGAGGAGATCCTGGCGGAGGCGAGACGGGACAAGACCCTCCAGAAATGCGGACTGGAGTACGTCCGAACGAGAAAGGCGGCGACCGGGGCCATGGTGATCAATATCCCGGACGACGCCGGCATGAGCAAGGCCACGCAGTTGGCGTCGCGATTAGCCGGGGTATTGGACCCCTCCACCGTCAGAGTATCAGTCCCGGTACCGACGGCCGAGATCAAATTGGTGGGGGTCGACATATCCCTGAACGAGGAAGAACTGCTGGAGGAGCTGTCCAAGGCGGCGGACTGCCAGCCCCGCGACGTCAGAGCATGGAGCGCGGGAACATCTAGAAGCGGCATGGGGATATTCTACGCCAAGTGCCCCGTGGCCGGAGCCCGTAAACTGGCTCAAGCGGGGAGGGTCACACTGGGGTGGACCAGGGCAAAGGTGATCGCACTCCCCAGGAGACCGCTCCAGTGTTTCCGATGCCTGGAGGTGGGCCACATGGCGGCGATGTGCGTCTCCCCGGTGAGAAGAACCCACCTGTGTTTCCGGTGCGGAGAAGAGGGGCACAGGGCGAGGAACTGCACGGCCGCATCGCCGAGATGCCCCATCTGCGAGGCAAAAGGAGCCCCGTCAAAACACAGGATGGGAAGCGCGGCGTGCAAACCACCGGAGGTAGGACCATCCGGAAGGAGAAGGGCGCGGAGAACGGCGATGGCCAAGGCAGCAGAGGCCACGGCGACAACCACGAGCAAGGGCGTCACCGGAGCCGCGGAGCAGGCCAGCCTGTCGGGCAACCCACCAGCCGGAGGGAAGGATAGCACCATCGGA TGTAACTTGGGCAGAGCCGGAAGGGCCCAGGACCTGCTCTACCAGTCCATCCGGGAGAGCGGGACCGAcgtggcggtggtggcggaGCCGTACAACATCCCCGCATCCCCCCAATGGGCGGGAGATCTAAGCGGATGGGTCGCCATCACTTGGCCGTGTACCTCGGGAGTCTCCGGGCGAGTCGCGGAAAGAGGCAACGGGTTCGTGGCGGTCGAATGGACGGACCTCGTGGTGGTGGGGGTATACATCTCTCCCAACTGCGACATCCGGGCGTTCGAGGACCTACTGGACGAGATGGGAGAGTGCGTAAGGAGGCTTCTCCCCCGACAGGTGCTCGTACTGGGGGACTTCAACGCCCACTCCACGACGTGGGGCAACGACAGAACCACCACGAGAGGCAGAGAACTGGCGGACTGGGCCGCGGGTCTCGGTCTCGTGCTGGTCAACAGAGGCTCGGAGTCCACATACGTGGGGCGGAGAGGAGCGTCGGTCATAGATCTGACGTGGGCGACGCAGAGGCTCCACCCCAGAATAAGGAACTGGCGGGTGGCCGTAGAGATGGAAACGCTAGCGGACCACCTCTACGTGCTAATGGACATCGAACCCGCCAAGAGAAGCACGAGCGgcgacaacaacaacaacgtcGAGGGAAGGACATCGAGCCGCCCGGGGCTGCCCCCTCCTCGCCGATGGAAACTGAAGGAGAGGGACGGGGACATGCTTCGGGCAACGGCCACCGTAGCGGCTTGGTGCTGGGACGCGAAGAGGAACAAGAACCGAGGCAACGTGGACGGGGAGGCGCAGGAATTGGGAGAATGGATGAGGAGAGCCTGCGACGCCTCCATGCCGCGAACCAGCGCCGGGTCTAGGCGCGACAACAGCAGCGTCTACTGGTGGTCGCGGGAGATCGCGGACCTGCGAGACGACTGCCACAGAGCCCGCAGGCTGCTAGCCAGGGCGAGAAGAAGAGGGCGGAACCGCAACGAAGAGGAGATCCTCGAGAGGTACAGGGCCCACAGAGAGGCCAGAATGGCCCTGCAAAGGGCCATAAAGGAAGCGAAAGAGGCGTCGTGGAAACGGCTGTTGGAATCCGTGGAATCCGATCCATGGGGAAGACCGTACAAGACGGTGCTGAAGAAACTCAGGCCGGCGGCTCCCCCGATAACCGAGAACATGGATCGGGAAATACTAGCACGGGTGATCGACACGCTGTTCCCACGaccggaagaagaaggaggcgaagaggaggaagactcCCCGAGGCGCCGCGAGTATACGGAACAGGCCCCTCACGAGGAGAGGGGATGCACTCGGAGCGGCGGCGGCGGACCGGCGACGGATCAACCCGGAGCGCACATAACGAGGGAGGAACTGGAAGCAGCCACCAAGAAGATGGCTGCCAAGGACGTGGCGCCGGGGCCGGACGGAATCCCCGGGCGGGTGTGGGCGGAGACCATGGACATCATGGCCCCCCGCCTGCTGCATCTGTACAACAGATGCCTGAGGGAAGGCGCATACCCCCGGGCGTGGAAGGTGGCGAGGCTGGTGCTGCTGAGGAAGGAGGGTCGACCGCCGGAGTCCCCATCGGCGTACAGGCCGATATGCCTCCTGGACGAGGTGGGCAAGCTCTTCGAGAGAGTAATCGCCTCCCGTCTGGGGGCGCACATGGAGTCCAGGGTACCAGGCTGGCACGACAACCAGTTCGGGTTCCGTCGCGGGAGGTCCACCATCGACGCGATCCGCAGATTGAGAGAGGGGGTGGAGAGAGTGGTGGCTCGAGAAGGGATCGCGATAGCGGTCTCCCTGGACATCACCAACGCCTTCAACTCGATCCCGTGGAGCAAGATCAGAGAGGCCCTGCGATTCTTCGAGGTTCCGGGGTACCTCCGGAGGATAATCGGGGCATACCTCCGGGAGAGGTGGATAACGTACAGATCCACGGagggagaggagagaagagcgGTGGAGCGCGGGGTGCCGCAGGGCTCGGTCCTGGGACCGATGCTGTGGATAACCGCCTACGACTACGTGCTCCGCACCCCGATGCCCGGAAGCACGGGACTGATCTGCTACGCGGACGACACCCTGGTCGTGGCAGGAGGGCGCTGGTGGTACGAGACGGCGGAGGCTGCCACGGAGGCCACCCGGCGAGCGGCGAGGGCCATCGGAGAACTGGGGCTGAAGGTCGCTCCGGCCAAGACGGAGGCGCTCGGGTTCTACGACGGAAGACGCAGAGGACCGCCCCCGGATGGACTGACGATCGACGTGGACGGAGTAGGGGTCCGGGTGGGGAGCCAACTGAGGTACCTCGGCCTCATCATCGACGACCAATGGTCGTTCGAGCCCCACTTCGAGAGCCTCGCCCCAAAGGTGGCGGCGGCGGCCAACGCCCTGTGCGGCATCCTGCCGAACATCGGAGGCGCCGGGAGAGCGGTGCGCAGGCTGTACGACGGGGTGGTCAGAGCCCGAGCGATGTACGGTGCGCCCATCTGGGCGAGGGATCTGGCCGCGAGCAGGCGAAGTCAGGCACTCCTGCGGGCGGCTCAACGCACCACCGCTCTGAGGATAGCGAGAGGGTACAGGACGGTGTCGCACGCGTCCGCGACCGTCCTGGCGGCATCCCCTCCATACGCGTTGCAAGCCCTGGCCCTTCAAAAGGTGTACGGAGCCACGAGAGTCAGGGACGGGGATCGAGACGAAGACCCTGTGCAGGTGAGGAAGGAGATAGAAGAGGAGACATGGGAGAGATGGCGGCTCCTACTGGAGAAGGAGGCGAGGAAGACGTCCCACCGCGCGGTAGACGCGGTCCTGCCCGTCTGGGACAGGTGGAAGGAAGCGCGGGGCGTTCCGCTGACCTACAGGCTGACCCAGGTGCTCACCGGGCACGGAGTGTTCGGGGAGTTCCTGAAGAAGATTCGGAAGGAGGTGACCAACATCTGTCACCACTGCGGGGAGGCGGAGGACAACGCCCAGCACACTCTGCAGCACTGCCCCGCGTGGGCCATGCAGAGACACACCCTGACGGTGAAGATCGGGGACGACCTGTCCCCAAGGAGGATCGTCGAGGCGCTGCTACGTAGCCGGTCGGACTACGAGGCAGTGAGGGACTTTTGCGAGCAAATCATGCTCGCGAAGGAGCGGGCGGAGCGGCTCAGGGTCCGAGCCGAGCACCCGGCAAGGATACGACGCGAGAGAAGTGGGCGCAACGGGGGGAGGCCGCCATCTCCCCCAACGGATTCGGCAACAACAAGAAGAGGAAGATGA
- the LOC132916069 gene encoding cuticle protein 19.8-like, translating to MAKSIKSSLAKSYGIQLLQRSQNVVDFFIIMDCKIIGYLATVLTVVHAGIIGPSAGIIAPTGATVAAALPQAAAAVVRTENFDPNPQYSFSYSVADGLTGDNKAQEETRNGDVVQGSYSLIEPDGSRRVVSYAADPVNGFNAVVQKDPSITVKTAVAAAPAARPVVASPLLARPTSVITAAAPAIAVRPQATLLGAPILRQPLLAGPTVAATNVLTANAGLLGLGVGLGLRPGGSLYGTQSLLAGAYGTGGIVKVH from the exons ATGGCAAAGAGTATAAAATCCTCGCTAGCGAAAAGCTACGGTATCCAGTTGTTACAGAGGTCTCAGAACGTCGTTGACTTTTTCATCATCATGGATTGTAAG ATCATTGGATACTTGGCTACGGTCCTAACTGTCGTTCATGCGGGAATAATCGGGCCGAGCGCAGGAATAATTGCTCCCACTGGGGCCACAGTGGCAGCAGCACTTCCACAAGCTGCGGCTGCTGTCGTCAGAACCGAAAATTTCGATCCAAATCCGCAATATAGCTTCAGTTACAGCGTAGCCGATGGTCTTACGG gtgACAACAAAGCGCAAGAGGAAACTCGTAATGGCGATGTGGTTCAAGGTAGTTATAGCTTAATAGAGCCAGATGGTTCGCGTCGAGTGGTCTCGTATGCTGCCGATCCTGTCAACGGTTTCAACGCTGTTGTTCAAAAAGATCCTAGCATCACGGTCAAGACAGCGGTCGCTGCAGCCCCAGCCGCACGGCCTGTTGTCGCATCTCCCTTGCTGGCACGACCAACATCGGTTATCACTGCAGCCGCACCCGCTATAGCCGTTCGTCCACAG GCTACGCTGTTAGGTGCCCCCATATTGAGACAACCGTTGCTAGCAGGGCCGACGGTAGCTGCCACAAACGTACTCACCGCGAACGCGGGTTTATTAGGTCTTGGCGTAGGTCTTGGTCTAAGACCAGGAGGTTCTCTCTACGGTACGCAGTCGCTTCTTGCGGGTGCTTATGGTACCGGAGGCATCGTTAAAGTTCATTAA